The following coding sequences lie in one Primulina huaijiensis isolate GDHJ02 chromosome 2, ASM1229523v2, whole genome shotgun sequence genomic window:
- the LOC140957671 gene encoding protein NRT1/ PTR FAMILY 7.3-like, protein MCPSDKMLLQSKGQTPNPWHLCTVTQVKCVLRLLPIWFCTIVASIVFVQVLSLFVEQGAAMNTQIFNFNIAPASMTAFDIISTSTFIICYEKVIAPLYVKITKKDPNPPSELQRIGIGMIISIIAMTFSGLVEQYRLKYANEGETSSLRIFWQIPQYVLVGVSEAFIYVAQWEFFASQIPDGLKSLGLGLSM, encoded by the coding sequence atGTGTCCATCAGATAAGATGTTGCTGCAAAGTAAAGGCCAAACTCCCAATCCATGGCATCTTTGTACCGTGACACAAGTAAAATGCGTCCTAAGGCTTCTCCCAATATGGTTCTGCACCATTGTAGCATCAATAGTATTTGTACAAGTCCTCTCTCTCTTCGTCGAGCAAGGGGCAGCAATGAACACACAGATTTTCAATTTCAACATCGCCCCGGCCAGTATGACTGCTTTTGACATTATAAGCACATCGACTTTCATAATCTGCTACGAGAAGGTCATTGCACCATTATACGTCAAGATAACAAAGAAAGATCCAAACCCTCCAAGCGAGCTGCAAAGAATTGGTATAGGAATGATAATCTCCATCATAGCCATGACATTTTCTGGACTCGTAGAGCAATATAGACTGAAATACGCTAACGAAGGAGAAACAAGTTCTTTGAGAATCTTCTGGCAGATTCCACAGTATGTGCTCGTGGGAGTCTCCGAGGCATTCATTTACGTGGCACAATGGGAATTCTTCGCATCTCAAATACCGGACGGGCTGAAGAGCTTAGGACTCGGCTTGTCCATGTAG
- the LOC140970685 gene encoding probable tRNA N6-adenosine threonylcarbamoyltransferase, mitochondrial encodes MASMVSTLSAIVSGLPLFRKPSLYAHSNCSRLVYPFLRTSFNPISAHLSSFSKARAINSSGLDEDLVVLGIETSCDDTAAAIVRSNGEILSQVVSSQADLLARFGGVAPKMAEEAHAQVIDQVVQEALDLAKLNEEDLSAVAVTIGPGLSLCLRVGVRKARKLAGTNVLPIIGVHHMEAHALVARLVERELKFPFMALLISGGHNLLILARDLGHYIQLGTTIDDAIGEAYDKTAKWLGLDLRKSGGPALEELAREGDPNSVKFKVPMKQHKDCNFSYAGLKTQVRLAIESKSIDSGIPISSASTEDKLARANIAASFQRVAVLHLEEKCERAIEWALKIEPSIKHLVVSGGVASNQHVRARLNEVVGRTGLQLVCPPPSLCTDNGVMIAWTGIEHFQMGRYDPPPPACEPADALLDLRPRWPLGEEFVEGRSEARSLRTARIHPSLTSLIQASMERQ; translated from the exons ATGGCGTCAATGGTCTCCACTCTATCTGCCATTGTTTCCGGCTTACCTCTTTTTCGCAAGCCCTCACTTTATGCCCACTCAAACTGTAGCAGACTCGTATACCCATTTCTCCGCACTTCTTTCAATCCAATTTCGGCCCATTTATCTTCTTTCTCAAAAGCTCGAGCAATAAACTCATCAGGCCTAGATGAAGATTTAGTTGTTCTGGGCATTGAAACTAGCTGTGACGACACTGCTGCAGCTATA GTTCGAAGCAATGGTGAAATTCTCAGCCAAGTTGTGTCTTCTCAG GCAGATCTGCTTGCCCGATTTGGAGGAGTTGCTCCTAAAATGGCAGAAGAAGCACATGCTCAAGTGATTGATCAG GTGGTGCAAGAGGCTCTTGACCTTGCTAAACTAAATGAGGAAGATCTTTCTGCAGTTGCTGTGACTATTGGTcctggtttaagcctttgtctgCGTG TTGGTGTGAGGAAAGCTCGGAAACTTGCTGGCACTAATGTTTTACCAATCATTGGTGTCCATCACATGGAAGCACATGCTTTGGTGGCTAG GTTGGTGGAAAGAGAATTAAAATTTCCTTTCATGGCCTTGCTTATCTCAG GAGGCCACAATCTTCTAATTCTTGCTCGTGATCTTGGCCATTATATACAACTTGGAACCACGATTGATGACGCAATTGGTGAGGCATATGACAAGACAGCCAAATGGCTTGGTCTCGATCTGAGGAAGAGTGGGGGCCCTGCACTAGAGGAGCTAGCTCGAGAGGGTGATCCCAATTCCGTTAAATTCAAG GTCCCTATGAAACAGCATAAAGACTGCAACTTCTCCTACGCAGGTCTAAAGACTCAAGTGAGGCTGGCAATTGAATCCAAAAGCAT TGATTCTGGAATCCCAATCTCTTCAGCCAGTACTGAAGACAAATTGGCCAGGGCCAATATTGCTGCCTCTTTCCAG AGAGTTGCAGTATTGCATTTAGAAGAAAAGTGTGAACGAGCAATTGAATGGGCATTGAAGATCGAGCCTTCTATAAAGCATCTG GTAGTCTCTGGTGGTGTTGCATCCAACCAACATGTTCGAGCTCGGCTCAACGAGGTTGTGGGAAGGACTGGTCTGCAACTTGTCTGCCCACCTCCTAGTCTTTGCACAGACAATG GTGTAATGATTGCTTGGACTGGAATCGAGCATTTTCAAATGGGAAGATACGATCCTCCACCACCTGCCTGCGAACCTGCGGATGCCTTG CTTGATCTTCGACCGAGGTGGCCGCTGGGGGAGGAATTTGTCGAAGGAAGGAGCGAAGCTCGTTCGTTAAGGACCGCGAGGATTCATCCATCCCTCACCTCTTTAATCCAGGCATCTATGGAACGACAATAG